A region of Aphanothece sacrum FPU1 DNA encodes the following proteins:
- the clpS gene encoding ATP-dependent Clp protease adapter ClpS — MATSPTVAPKRATAVVPKSYPNYKVIVLNDDFNTFEHVSNCLIKYIPAMSSDRAWELTNQVHYEGQALVWVGPQEQAELYHQQLRREGLTMAPLEEA, encoded by the coding sequence ATGGCGACTTCTCCAACTGTCGCACCTAAACGGGCTACCGCAGTAGTTCCTAAGTCTTACCCAAATTATAAGGTGATTGTCCTGAATGACGATTTCAACACCTTTGAGCATGTGTCTAACTGCTTAATTAAGTATATCCCCGCCATGAGTAGCGATCGCGCTTGGGAACTCACTAATCAAGTACATTATGAAGGGCAAGCACTCGTTTGGGTGGGGCCTCAAGAACAAGCAGAACTGTATCATCAACAATTACGTCGAGAAGGGTTAACCATGGCCCCCTTGGAGGAAGCCTAA
- the tatA gene encoding twin-arginine translocase TatA/TatE family subunit, producing the protein MFGLGWTEVIIILVVSLFIFGPKKFPEIGASLGKTLRGFKEEINHPTDDDHLDT; encoded by the coding sequence ATGTTTGGATTAGGATGGACTGAAGTAATTATAATCCTAGTGGTGTCTTTGTTTATTTTTGGCCCTAAAAAATTTCCTGAAATTGGAGCGTCACTAGGAAAAACTTTACGGGGTTTTAAAGAAGAAATCAACCACCCGACGGATGATGATCATTTAGATACTTAA
- a CDS encoding DUF2103 domain-containing protein, producing MAQEDKGRLVWNHSTHLDGLIPILEKLLNYTQISTITPGVIGRARGHCPHLKLRISVPIRGGYKAIARQGKTVQEVFFVTDLSQQELESAIETVLN from the coding sequence ATGGCGCAAGAGGACAAAGGACGACTGGTTTGGAATCATTCGACTCATCTAGACGGATTGATTCCTATTCTCGAAAAATTGCTTAATTACACCCAAATTTCTACTATTACACCAGGAGTCATTGGCCGTGCTAGAGGCCATTGTCCTCACTTAAAATTACGGATTTCCGTACCAATTCGAGGCGGATATAAAGCGATCGCCAGACAAGGAAAAACCGTTCAAGAAGTCTTTTTTGTCACAGATTTAAGTCAACAAGAATTAGAATCAGCCATTGAAACCGTGTTAAATTAA